Proteins found in one uncultured Desulfuromonas sp. genomic segment:
- a CDS encoding insulinase family protein has protein sequence MTDPNSTKAIPAAFTLVSTTALPELNATLLQLRHNVTGARLVHIENEDPNNLFAVAFKTPPSDSTGVAHILEHTALCGSKNFPVRDPFFTMLKRSLNTFMNAFTSSDWTCYPFSSQNHKDFYNLLDIYLDAAFFPLLRERDFAQEGHRLEFAQSDDPTSALTFKGVVFNEMKGAMADPSSLLSRRTTRHLYPTTCYHHNSGGEPEDIPDLSWQQLRDYHAEFYHPSNACFFTYGNFPLANHLEVIEEKVLSQFQAREVNSEVPQEQRFTAPLTVKEPFPIDKQEELTGKSMVHLSWLCSDISDSFARLSLTLLSQLLLGNPASPLYKALLDSGLGTNLTPGCGYHDDYRSTCFAVGLQGADEENAEQIEQLVLETLEKIADDGFSRERIDAAIHRLELANREVSGDSYPYAIMMMMRILGPWLHCDDPISPLQLDENLTRLRQELDNGPFFENLIRSWLLDNPHRVNLCLHPDPTLTKKMEEKEQQRLKDIEATLTDNDRQHLVDQAQTLQQAQEEKEDVSCLPSLELSDIDPKEPEVASETLTVGDHEVSFYPQPTNGLAYFNLYFPVSGVDAELHPYLPLFSSLLTQIGAGKYSYLEMAERIEAGTGGIRASLEILDDIASLDQYQPLLRLRGKALTRNVDKLAAILADVATSADFSDLERLATVIGQIKTSWENAIPGSGHSYAARAAAGHLTAAGQCREQWSGLTQFKQIKEIAKLKADQLADLAGKMQQIAKQVLHNDSVRAAITAEQGDVETNRNAMQRLLEQLPGLNRQDAMTTAATMTPQAVQLGWATSIPVSYVTRVFRTVPLVHEDAAPLKILAALLKANFLHREIREKGGAYGGMANSSSEGGLFSMLSYRDPQLLRTLDVYEQALQWVQSGDFDQDKIKEAVLAVFSAIDRPLSPGGVGAHEFANALQGITLEIRQQFRQRLLAVTKEQLIAVAQIYLENKLAQSPVSILSNDEILRKAQEQLPDLKIVRL, from the coding sequence ATGACCGACCCCAACAGCACAAAAGCCATTCCCGCCGCGTTCACCCTGGTCAGCACCACCGCACTACCGGAGTTGAATGCGACCCTGCTGCAACTTCGTCATAACGTGACCGGTGCGCGCCTGGTCCATATTGAAAATGAAGACCCTAATAACCTGTTTGCCGTCGCCTTCAAAACTCCGCCTTCCGATTCAACCGGCGTAGCGCACATCCTTGAGCACACTGCGCTGTGCGGCTCAAAAAACTTTCCGGTGCGCGACCCGTTTTTTACGATGCTCAAGCGCAGTCTCAACACCTTTATGAATGCGTTTACCTCCAGCGACTGGACGTGCTACCCGTTTTCCAGTCAAAACCATAAAGACTTCTATAACCTACTGGATATTTATCTGGATGCCGCGTTTTTCCCATTGCTGCGAGAACGCGATTTTGCCCAGGAAGGTCACCGGCTGGAGTTTGCCCAGAGTGACGACCCGACATCAGCACTCACCTTCAAGGGGGTGGTGTTCAATGAGATGAAGGGCGCCATGGCCGACCCATCCTCACTGCTGTCACGGCGCACCACCCGCCATTTATATCCAACCACCTGTTACCACCACAATTCCGGTGGCGAACCGGAAGATATTCCCGATTTGAGCTGGCAACAGTTGCGTGACTATCACGCCGAGTTCTACCACCCCAGCAATGCCTGCTTTTTCACCTACGGCAACTTTCCACTGGCCAATCACCTCGAGGTGATCGAGGAGAAGGTACTCAGCCAGTTCCAGGCCCGCGAGGTCAACAGCGAAGTGCCACAGGAACAACGCTTCACCGCGCCACTGACAGTCAAGGAACCGTTTCCCATTGACAAACAGGAGGAATTGACCGGCAAAAGCATGGTACACCTGAGCTGGTTGTGCAGTGACATCTCCGACAGTTTTGCCCGTCTCAGCCTCACACTGCTGTCCCAACTGCTGCTCGGCAATCCGGCATCTCCGCTGTACAAGGCGTTGCTCGACTCCGGCCTCGGCACCAACCTGACGCCGGGCTGCGGATACCATGACGACTACCGCTCCACCTGTTTTGCCGTTGGCCTGCAAGGGGCAGATGAGGAAAATGCCGAGCAGATTGAACAACTGGTGTTGGAAACACTCGAGAAAATTGCCGACGACGGATTCAGTCGCGAACGCATTGATGCGGCCATCCACCGTCTGGAACTGGCCAACCGCGAAGTCAGTGGCGACAGCTATCCCTACGCCATTATGATGATGATGCGCATCCTTGGCCCCTGGCTGCATTGCGATGATCCAATTTCGCCACTGCAGCTCGATGAGAACCTGACCCGATTGCGCCAAGAACTCGATAACGGCCCGTTCTTTGAGAATCTGATCCGCAGCTGGCTGCTTGACAACCCGCACCGGGTTAACTTGTGCCTGCATCCTGATCCAACGTTAACCAAAAAGATGGAGGAAAAGGAGCAGCAACGACTCAAAGATATCGAAGCCACCCTGACGGATAACGACCGCCAACATCTCGTCGACCAGGCGCAAACGCTGCAACAGGCTCAGGAAGAAAAAGAGGATGTCAGTTGCCTGCCTTCCCTGGAACTGAGCGACATTGATCCCAAAGAGCCTGAAGTCGCCAGTGAAACACTGACGGTGGGCGACCATGAGGTCTCATTTTATCCACAACCAACCAATGGACTCGCTTATTTCAATCTGTATTTTCCAGTGAGCGGCGTGGATGCCGAACTGCATCCGTACCTGCCGTTGTTCAGTAGCCTACTGACTCAGATCGGTGCCGGGAAATACAGCTATCTGGAGATGGCTGAACGCATTGAAGCGGGCACCGGCGGCATTCGTGCCTCACTTGAAATTCTCGATGACATTGCCTCCCTTGACCAATACCAACCACTGCTGCGTTTACGCGGCAAAGCGCTGACCCGCAATGTTGACAAACTGGCCGCCATCCTTGCCGATGTCGCCACCAGTGCCGATTTTAGCGATCTGGAACGCTTGGCCACGGTGATCGGTCAAATCAAGACATCGTGGGAAAACGCCATCCCCGGTTCAGGCCACAGCTATGCGGCACGTGCTGCCGCCGGTCATCTGACCGCAGCGGGCCAATGTCGTGAACAGTGGTCGGGACTGACCCAGTTTAAACAGATCAAAGAGATTGCCAAACTCAAGGCCGACCAGTTAGCGGACCTGGCTGGGAAGATGCAACAGATCGCCAAGCAAGTATTGCACAATGACTCAGTGCGTGCCGCAATCACCGCAGAACAGGGCGATGTGGAAACAAACCGCAACGCCATGCAACGCCTACTGGAACAACTGCCCGGCCTTAACCGTCAAGACGCCATGACAACTGCGGCAACAATGACTCCGCAGGCTGTTCAGCTGGGCTGGGCGACGTCCATTCCGGTTTCTTATGTCACCCGGGTGTTCCGTACCGTGCCGCTGGTTCATGAAGATGCGGCACCATTGAAAATTCTCGCTGCCCTGCTCAAGGCCAACTTCCTCCATCGTGAAATCCGTGAAAAGGGAGGTGCCTACGGTGGCATGGCCAACAGCAGCAGTGAGGGGGGATTGTTTTCCATGCTGTCCTATCGCGACCCGCAATTGTTACGCACTCTCGACGTCTATGAGCAGGCACTGCAATGGGTTCAGTCCGGTGATTTCGACCAGGACAAGATCAAGGAAGCGGTTCTAGCCGTGTTCAGTGCCATTGATCGGCCACTGTCTCCCGGCGGTGTTGGCGCTCATGAGTTCGCCAATGCCTTGCAAGGGATCACTTTGGAGATTCGCCAGCAGTTCCGTCAACGTCTGCTGGCAGTCACCAAGGAGCAACTGATCGCTGTTGCGCAAATCTATCTGGAAAATAAACTTGCTCAAAGCCCTGTGTCCATCCTGTCTAATGACGAGATTCTGCGTAAAGCTCAAGAGCAGTTGCCTGACCTGAAAATTGTCCGGTTGTAA
- a CDS encoding DsbC family protein, protein MWRNLVLVIFVSLLLPASAWSFGGDGCGAGECKDCHSLTKEEAFKLLPPGADRVDSVEFSDVGGLWEIKGEARGRMFTVFIDFSKQYLVSGRVVRISDGTEISRKINMDEIRSEGALLLGREDAPVKAYVFTDAKCDHCRMLHQELKKVVAQQPKIAFYIKVMAMLSDTKLATDIVCSGSAEVLELAMADQAVPEQDCTTNAVEETLEFAQKWQIRSTPTMVLPDGHVLMGARPAEELIKELSVFLPKE, encoded by the coding sequence ATGTGGCGTAATCTGGTGCTCGTGATATTTGTGTCTTTGTTGCTTCCTGCCTCTGCCTGGTCTTTTGGCGGTGATGGTTGTGGTGCCGGAGAATGTAAGGACTGTCATAGCTTGACCAAAGAAGAAGCGTTTAAACTGTTACCGCCTGGGGCTGACCGGGTGGATTCTGTGGAGTTTTCCGATGTCGGTGGATTGTGGGAGATCAAAGGAGAAGCGCGTGGTCGCATGTTTACCGTGTTTATTGATTTCTCCAAACAGTACTTGGTTTCCGGTCGGGTGGTTCGCATCAGTGACGGGACGGAAATTTCCCGCAAAATCAATATGGATGAAATCAGGTCGGAAGGGGCGCTGCTGCTTGGCCGCGAAGATGCTCCGGTTAAAGCCTATGTGTTTACTGATGCCAAGTGCGATCACTGTCGCATGCTGCATCAGGAATTGAAAAAAGTGGTCGCCCAACAACCTAAAATCGCTTTTTACATCAAAGTTATGGCTATGCTGTCGGACACCAAGCTGGCTACGGATATTGTCTGCTCCGGGTCTGCTGAGGTGCTTGAACTGGCAATGGCTGACCAGGCTGTTCCTGAGCAGGACTGCACGACCAATGCGGTTGAGGAAACGCTGGAGTTTGCCCAAAAATGGCAGATTCGCTCGACACCGACTATGGTCCTGCCGGATGGTCATGTATTGATGGGGGCACGCCCCGCCGAAGAACTGATCAAGGAGTTGTCGGTGTTTTTGCCCAAGGAGTAG
- a CDS encoding enoyl-ACP reductase, which yields MGLMTGKRGIIFGVANEMSIAWGIAQQLKEQGATLAFTYLNEALEKRVRPLAESLDAEMILPCNVSNDQEIEAVFDEVKKQWGELDFVVHAVAYADREDLKKPYSQTSREGFALAMDISAYSMVAITRCAEPLLKEGGSIVTMTYLGATRAVPNYNVMGVAKAALEASVRYLAAELGEKGIRVNAISAGPIRTLAASGIANFRSKIKLMDDYAPLRRTVTQEEVGKSAVYFLSDLSSGVTGEVHLVDAGFNFVVSA from the coding sequence ATGGGACTGATGACAGGAAAACGGGGAATTATTTTTGGTGTTGCCAACGAGATGAGCATTGCCTGGGGCATTGCCCAACAACTCAAGGAGCAGGGCGCCACGCTGGCGTTTACCTACCTTAACGAGGCTCTTGAAAAGCGTGTTCGTCCGCTGGCGGAGAGTCTTGATGCTGAAATGATTCTGCCCTGTAATGTCAGTAACGATCAAGAGATCGAAGCGGTTTTTGACGAGGTGAAAAAACAATGGGGAGAGCTGGATTTTGTTGTTCATGCCGTTGCTTATGCCGACCGTGAAGATCTTAAAAAGCCCTATAGCCAGACCAGCCGCGAAGGTTTTGCTCTGGCCATGGACATCAGTGCCTATTCCATGGTCGCCATTACCCGTTGTGCGGAACCGCTGCTCAAAGAGGGCGGCAGCATCGTGACCATGACCTATCTGGGGGCAACCCGCGCCGTGCCCAATTACAACGTCATGGGTGTGGCCAAAGCGGCTCTGGAAGCTTCGGTACGTTATTTGGCAGCCGAGCTGGGCGAGAAAGGTATTCGCGTTAATGCTATTTCCGCCGGTCCGATTCGCACCCTGGCGGCTTCCGGTATTGCCAATTTCCGTTCCAAAATTAAGCTGATGGATGATTATGCTCCGTTACGCCGTACCGTCACTCAGGAGGAGGTTGGCAAGAGCGCTGTGTATTTCTTGTCTGATCTTAGTAGTGGTGTGACTGGTGAAGTTCATCTGGTGGATGCAGGTTTTAACTTTGTTGTCAGTGCTTAA
- the hflX gene encoding GTPase HflX, with amino-acid sequence MDVLGPTSGLKAAQINALERIYRRRMRPEEVVSAELARFLCGLSHEIRRQIGVLVDRSGAVKYVIVGDDREIMLPDLSDYALGRSGLRGLRCIHTHLKNESLSEDDLTDLALLRLDMMVALGVNQRGFPASVHYAHLLPENPAHQQVEQQQLHSFDQLNLDMAAFLRSLEDELGRTVDSGQIDLSDPRERAILISVSQAPRREIEDSLCELQELARTADMLVLDQVVQRPQRLNPRYLMGEGKIKDVVIRALQQRATMLVFDQDLSPTQVRSIAALTDLKVVDRSQVILDIFARRAHTLDGKVQVELAQLKYILPRLSGKGTALSRLMGGIGGRGPGETKLEIDRRRIRDRISRLEKRLKGMAKSRLQRRSKRMRSDVPIISIVGYTNAGKSTLLNALTQSEVFTEDLLFATLDTSTRRLRFPLEREVIITDTVGFIRQLPASLMGAFKSTLEELSDADLLLHVVDVSNPRFEEQIHAVEQILADLDLGQTPRQLVFNKMDQIDAAECAELCRRFGAVAVCAHDRSTFDTLLDALQQRFWPEESQGETLDTE; translated from the coding sequence GTGGACGTTCTCGGACCAACTTCCGGTCTCAAGGCAGCACAGATCAATGCGCTCGAGCGGATTTATCGACGTCGTATGCGTCCAGAAGAGGTGGTGTCGGCAGAGCTGGCGCGCTTTTTATGTGGTTTGTCCCACGAGATTCGTCGTCAGATCGGTGTGTTGGTTGACCGCTCCGGAGCCGTCAAATACGTCATAGTCGGCGATGATCGTGAGATCATGCTGCCCGATCTGTCCGATTACGCTTTGGGCCGCAGTGGTTTGCGCGGTTTGCGTTGTATCCATACCCACCTGAAAAACGAATCTTTGTCTGAAGACGACCTGACCGATCTTGCCCTGCTACGTCTTGATATGATGGTTGCCCTCGGCGTTAATCAGCGTGGTTTTCCCGCATCGGTTCACTACGCCCACCTGTTACCGGAAAATCCGGCTCATCAGCAGGTTGAACAACAGCAGTTGCACAGCTTTGATCAGCTCAACCTCGATATGGCAGCCTTTCTGCGTTCACTGGAAGACGAACTGGGGCGTACCGTTGATAGTGGGCAGATCGACCTGTCCGACCCCCGCGAGCGGGCGATTCTGATCTCCGTCAGTCAGGCACCGCGTCGTGAAATTGAAGATTCCTTGTGCGAACTGCAGGAGTTGGCCCGCACCGCAGATATGCTGGTACTGGATCAAGTGGTACAACGGCCGCAGCGTCTCAACCCCCGCTATCTGATGGGCGAGGGCAAAATCAAGGATGTGGTGATCCGTGCTCTGCAGCAACGGGCGACCATGCTGGTGTTTGATCAAGATCTCAGTCCGACCCAGGTACGTTCCATTGCCGCGTTGACTGATCTGAAAGTTGTTGATCGCTCCCAGGTGATTCTGGATATTTTTGCCCGCCGCGCCCACACTCTGGACGGTAAGGTACAGGTAGAACTGGCCCAGCTCAAATACATTCTGCCCCGGTTGTCGGGCAAGGGAACCGCTTTGTCGCGCCTGATGGGGGGGATTGGTGGTCGTGGCCCCGGTGAAACCAAGCTGGAGATCGACCGCCGCCGGATTCGCGACCGGATCAGCCGCCTGGAGAAACGCCTCAAAGGGATGGCTAAAAGCCGTCTGCAGCGGCGCAGCAAGCGGATGCGTTCCGATGTGCCGATCATCTCCATTGTCGGTTATACCAATGCCGGAAAATCGACCCTGCTCAATGCGTTGACCCAGAGCGAGGTGTTCACCGAAGATCTGCTGTTCGCCACGCTGGATACGTCAACGCGCCGTTTGCGTTTTCCTTTAGAGCGCGAAGTGATCATTACCGACACCGTTGGTTTTATTCGCCAACTACCAGCCAGCCTGATGGGAGCGTTCAAGTCCACCCTCGAAGAGCTGTCTGATGCAGATTTGTTGCTGCATGTGGTGGATGTGTCCAATCCCCGTTTTGAAGAGCAGATCCATGCCGTAGAACAGATCCTTGCCGATCTTGACCTTGGTCAGACACCGCGTCAGCTGGTGTTTAATAAGATGGACCAGATTGATGCAGCAGAGTGTGCTGAATTATGTCGCCGTTTTGGTGCTGTCGCGGTCTGTGCCCATGATCGCAGCACCTTTGACACCTTACTCGACGCGCTGCAACAGCGTTTCTGGCCCGAGGAGTCACAGGGCGAGACTCTTGACACTGAGTGA
- a CDS encoding LysM peptidoglycan-binding domain-containing protein, translating to MNRWYLLLCCGVLTGCMASPAPEVSKLRLHDEASLPLVTQTVDDESSGCVVLPPEELAHVGDETTADEALLNADLTPPQEVGTVVKPEPLFDFPVVENDKVRYLVDYYTGPGRRTFTRWMQRSSRYLPMMRDVFKREGLPQDLATLAMVESGFNSNAHSWANAVGHWQFIESTGRMYGLENTWWRDERRDMEKATLAAARYLKDLYQRFDGDWYLAVASYNAGPGKISRAIRKYHSTDFWELCKGSYLRAETKNYVPKLLAALLISKQPVKYGFCDLDYQAPLAFDTVILPEATDLEVISELTGASYDELKRLNPELKRWCTPPGETNYRLRVPTGCAGGFNEKYAQVPSAERARYKRHQITSGDTLLKLAHTYHIRVDDIISLNKISNPRALRIGQNLILPLHRDYTSRPLDELQDDYLRSKRRNYTVRSGDSLWSIARKCNVTEKQLRVWNRLGWSNVIQPGQRLMVSAPSSRVASRSKALKKVVYQVRSGDTLWGIGRQFSVQTRDIQQWNDLTEDHILQPGDELTLLVHGDRRS from the coding sequence ATGAATCGTTGGTATCTATTACTGTGTTGTGGGGTGTTGACGGGCTGTATGGCGTCTCCTGCTCCAGAAGTGTCTAAGCTTCGCTTGCACGATGAAGCCAGTTTGCCGCTGGTGACTCAAACGGTTGATGATGAATCATCCGGTTGTGTGGTATTGCCGCCGGAAGAACTGGCCCACGTTGGTGATGAGACCACAGCGGATGAAGCGCTGTTGAATGCCGATTTAACGCCGCCGCAGGAGGTAGGAACGGTTGTCAAGCCGGAGCCGTTGTTTGATTTTCCCGTGGTGGAGAACGACAAGGTGCGCTATCTGGTCGACTATTACACCGGCCCGGGCCGTCGGACCTTTACCCGGTGGATGCAGCGCTCCAGCCGTTATCTGCCGATGATGCGCGATGTTTTTAAACGTGAAGGTCTGCCGCAGGACCTAGCCACTCTGGCCATGGTGGAATCCGGCTTCAACAGCAATGCGCACAGTTGGGCCAATGCCGTCGGTCACTGGCAGTTCATCGAATCGACCGGACGCATGTACGGACTGGAAAACACTTGGTGGCGTGATGAGCGCCGCGACATGGAAAAGGCTACCTTGGCCGCTGCCCGCTATCTCAAAGACCTCTATCAGCGTTTTGACGGTGATTGGTATCTGGCGGTGGCGTCGTATAACGCCGGTCCCGGCAAAATTTCTCGTGCGATCAGAAAATATCACTCCACCGATTTCTGGGAGCTGTGCAAAGGCTCTTATCTTCGGGCCGAAACCAAAAACTATGTGCCCAAGTTACTGGCTGCACTGTTGATCAGTAAGCAACCGGTGAAATATGGTTTTTGCGACCTTGATTACCAAGCACCGTTGGCTTTTGACACGGTGATTCTCCCTGAAGCTACCGATTTGGAAGTGATCTCCGAGCTGACCGGAGCGTCTTATGATGAACTCAAGCGCCTCAATCCCGAGTTGAAACGCTGGTGTACACCGCCGGGGGAAACCAATTACCGCTTACGGGTGCCAACCGGTTGTGCCGGCGGTTTCAATGAAAAATACGCTCAGGTGCCTTCGGCCGAGCGAGCCCGTTACAAACGCCATCAGATCACCTCTGGTGACACCCTGCTCAAGTTAGCGCATACCTACCATATCCGCGTGGATGACATTATCAGCCTCAACAAAATCAGCAATCCTCGCGCATTACGGATTGGGCAAAACCTGATTTTACCGTTACATCGTGACTACACCAGCCGCCCCTTGGATGAGTTGCAAGATGACTATCTGCGTTCGAAACGACGCAATTACACGGTGCGTTCCGGTGACAGTTTATGGAGTATTGCCCGCAAGTGCAATGTCACGGAAAAGCAGCTACGCGTGTGGAACCGATTGGGCTGGAGCAATGTGATTCAACCGGGTCAGAGATTGATGGTTTCGGCACCATCCTCTCGAGTGGCAAGTCGGAGTAAAGCGTTAAAAAAAGTGGTCTATCAGGTGCGTTCTGGAGATACCCTGTGGGGTATCGGCCGTCAGTTTTCCGTGCAGACGCGTGATATCCAACAGTGGAATGATCTCACCGAGGACCATATTCTGCAACCGGGCGATGAACTGACCCTGTTGGTCCATGGTGATCGACGCTCCTGA
- a CDS encoding Smr/MutS family protein encodes MAKKNKNEKNAFKNNPFKSVKGFCVSEPEPKPKKVVQEEKPSPSDESDVDFASAMERLGVENIESHEGLVERPFEDVFFDEEDARSQPVAEVDDESLFLASLGAVDKVFNDDIPDDDDAPQAEPRRMKQLRQGKIRPQDSLDLHGCYRDEARDKVRLFLKHRFEQGLQTVLIITGRGKRSPGGESVLRQEVERYLTTQAQAWVAEWGRAPRQYGGEGALVVFLRQK; translated from the coding sequence ATGGCTAAAAAGAACAAAAACGAAAAAAACGCATTCAAAAATAACCCCTTCAAGTCCGTGAAGGGGTTTTGTGTTTCCGAACCGGAACCAAAGCCGAAAAAAGTTGTTCAGGAAGAAAAACCGTCTCCTTCTGACGAATCGGATGTTGACTTTGCCTCGGCTATGGAACGCCTTGGCGTTGAAAATATCGAATCGCACGAGGGGTTGGTTGAAAGACCATTCGAAGATGTTTTTTTCGATGAAGAGGATGCGCGTTCTCAGCCTGTCGCAGAGGTGGATGATGAGAGTCTGTTTTTAGCCAGCCTCGGCGCTGTGGACAAGGTGTTCAACGACGATATCCCCGATGACGACGATGCCCCGCAAGCTGAACCACGGCGGATGAAGCAATTACGCCAGGGGAAAATTCGTCCTCAGGACAGTTTGGATCTCCACGGTTGTTATCGCGATGAAGCCCGAGACAAGGTGCGCCTGTTTCTCAAGCATCGTTTCGAGCAGGGGCTGCAGACGGTGTTGATCATCACCGGGCGCGGCAAGCGTTCCCCGGGCGGCGAGTCGGTGCTGCGTCAGGAGGTGGAGCGTTACCTGACCACCCAGGCTCAGGCGTGGGTGGCCGAATGGGGCAGAGCACCACGCCAATATGGTGGTGAAGGGGCTTTAGTGGTGTTTTTACGCCAGAAATAA
- a CDS encoding PQQ-dependent sugar dehydrogenase — protein MGIISRTNQPRRISAVGFLCALFGILTPSPSFPITAADTALSKPYGIETLADGLVHPWSLAFLPDGNALITERPGRLRLWFAKEQRLSAPIDGLPKIFSGGQAGLFSVIASPHFNHDRTLFFSYASGTTNANRLTVAKAVFKGDKLEHVTEIFRCRPDKQGKAHYGGRMTWLPDNTLLISLGEGYSYREQAQNRGNHLGTTVRIEADGSAPPDNPFIGQKGAQPEIYTYGHRNVQGVIYDPVDRLVIAHEHGPKGGDEINIIEPGKNYGWPAITYGIDYSGAIISPFTERPGMEQPVLQWTPSIAPSGLTRYRGNLFPQWRGNLFIGALAGRSVHRVVLQGDTARDVETLFSELNERIRDVVSGPDGALYLLTDNKKGRLLKVTPR, from the coding sequence ATGGGAATCATCTCCCGAACAAACCAGCCCCGCAGAATTTCAGCGGTAGGTTTCCTATGTGCACTATTTGGAATTCTGACGCCAAGCCCGTCTTTTCCAATCACAGCCGCAGATACCGCGCTGTCTAAACCCTACGGTATCGAGACGCTAGCCGACGGTCTGGTTCATCCCTGGTCGCTGGCCTTTCTGCCCGATGGTAACGCGCTGATTACCGAACGACCGGGACGGTTGCGGCTATGGTTTGCCAAAGAACAACGCTTGTCCGCGCCAATTGACGGACTGCCAAAAATCTTCAGCGGTGGCCAAGCCGGTTTGTTCAGCGTCATCGCGTCACCGCATTTCAACCATGACCGCACCCTCTTTTTTTCCTATGCCAGTGGAACCACCAATGCCAACCGGCTGACCGTGGCCAAGGCCGTCTTTAAGGGTGACAAACTGGAACATGTCACGGAAATTTTCCGCTGCCGGCCGGATAAACAGGGCAAGGCTCATTACGGCGGGAGGATGACCTGGTTGCCCGACAACACATTACTCATCAGCCTGGGAGAAGGGTATTCTTACCGGGAACAGGCGCAGAACCGTGGCAACCATCTTGGCACGACCGTGCGTATTGAGGCCGACGGTTCCGCACCACCAGACAATCCTTTTATCGGCCAGAAAGGGGCGCAACCGGAGATCTATACCTATGGTCACCGCAATGTACAGGGAGTGATTTACGATCCGGTGGATCGGCTGGTGATTGCCCATGAACATGGACCGAAAGGGGGCGACGAGATCAATATCATTGAACCGGGAAAGAATTATGGCTGGCCGGCCATCACCTACGGCATTGATTATTCAGGAGCGATCATCTCTCCCTTTACCGAACGGCCGGGCATGGAGCAACCCGTGCTGCAATGGACGCCATCCATCGCACCTTCGGGACTGACCCGCTACCGTGGCAACCTGTTTCCACAATGGCGGGGAAATCTGTTCATTGGCGCATTGGCCGGGCGCAGTGTTCACCGGGTCGTGCTGCAAGGCGATACAGCGCGTGATGTTGAGACGTTGTTTTCAGAGCTGAATGAAAGGATTCGCGATGTTGTCAGTGGACCGGACGGTGCCCTGTATCTGCTGACAGACAATAAAAAAGGGCGTCTGCTTAAAGTGACGCCCCGCTGA